GTGGGGTTGTTATCCCCCTTGGAGGAAAGCATCCCCAAAACAAAGGTGGCAGAATCTGCAGAGGTAACAAAAAAAGTTATAATTAAGAGGGTTGCTGTGGCTGCCAATATTGTTCCCAAGGGCAGTTTCTCCAAGGTAATAAATAATGCCGAAGTAATATCCTCTTGGACAGCTGCCGCAATAGCCTTATGGCCAAAAACTTCAAGGTTTAAAGCTGTTCCTCCAAAGGTAGAAAACCAGAAAAAGCTAAACAGACTGGGCACTAATAGAACTCCTAAGATAAATTCTTTGATTGTTCTCCCCTTAGAAACCCGGGCAATAAACATGCCCACAAAGGGTGCCCAAGCGATCCACCAAGCCCAATAAAATAGGGTCCAATTACTAATCCACTTATTCTGAGTAAAGGGAGTTAAACGGAGGCTCATTTGGATAATATTTTGCAAGTAACCTCCTAGGGTGGTTGTCAGGGTATCAAAAATAAAGGAGGTTGGCCCCAGAAACAATACAAATAGAAGCAGGGACGTAGCCACTGCAATATTGGCATTACTAAGAAATTTGATCCCTTTATCCAACCCTGTGGTGGCTGAAATCATGTATAAGACTGTTACAACGACGATAATGACAATATGGACTAAGGTGTTATTGGGAATACCTAAAAGATGCGCAAGTCCACCATTTATTTGAAGCGTTCCTAAGCCAAGGGAAGTAGCAACGCCAAAGGCCGTGGCCACAATGGCCAGTATGTCAATAGTTTTGCCAAGGGGACCATTGATACGATCCCCCAGCAATGGGTAAAAGGTGGAACTGATTAACCCTCTATAGCCCTTCCGGAAATTAAAGTATGCCAATGATAAAGCAATGATTGTGTAGATGGCCCAGGGCTGAAAACCCCAATGAAAAAAGGCATAAAGCATACCCGTCCGGGCAGCTTCCGCTGTTCCACCCTGCAAACCCTGGGGAGGATTTGTGTAGTGGCTTACTGGTTCTGCAACACCCCAGAACACCAGCCCGATTCCCATTCCCGCGCTAAACAACATGCCAAACCAAGTAATATTGGAATATTCCGGCCTGTCATCATCATCCCCCAAGCGGATTCTTCCGTATTTGCTAAATGCCAGGTAAATAGCAAACACTAAAAAACCAAAGGTAGCTAAAAGATAAAACCAACCAAACTTCTCCGTCATAAACCCTAATATACTGTTTGCTTGCTGACCAAGGCTTTCTGGAAAAAAGGCCCCCCATAAAACAAAGGCAAGAACAATCAATACAGAAACTAGAAATATAGTAAACGCCCCCTGTAATTCTTTA
This genomic interval from Desulforamulus reducens MI-1 contains the following:
- a CDS encoding glycine betaine uptake BCCT transporter, whose product is MDIASKYKNNFEYKELQGAFTIFLVSVLIVLAFVLWGAFFPESLGQQANSILGFMTEKFGWFYLLATFGFLVFAIYLAFSKYGRIRLGDDDDRPEYSNITWFGMLFSAGMGIGLVFWGVAEPVSHYTNPPQGLQGGTAEAARTGMLYAFFHWGFQPWAIYTIIALSLAYFNFRKGYRGLISSTFYPLLGDRINGPLGKTIDILAIVATAFGVATSLGLGTLQINGGLAHLLGIPNNTLVHIVIIVVVTVLYMISATTGLDKGIKFLSNANIAVATSLLLFVLFLGPTSFIFDTLTTTLGGYLQNIIQMSLRLTPFTQNKWISNWTLFYWAWWIAWAPFVGMFIARVSKGRTIKEFILGVLLVPSLFSFFWFSTFGGTALNLEVFGHKAIAAAVQEDITSALFITLEKLPLGTILAATATLLIITFFVTSADSATFVLGMLSSKGDNNPTNRVKLTWGILQSSIATVLLLSGGLQSLQTASIVTALPFALIMVFMCFSIMKALEDDYDDMEREYRKRTGTRIALKPLPDGKKRAVEQKSNNKTVEIPQSRK